One region of Limnospira fusiformis SAG 85.79 genomic DNA includes:
- a CDS encoding type II secretion system F family protein, which yields MTTNRMVKSHSRKQGFDFKKFEEDLNVAMASITVKDLAIFARQFAAMFNAGISMARCLSVLGEQCENAKLKRAINTLRADVEEGEELSSSMRKFPDVFDQLFVSMVSAGETGGVLDETLERLAVMMEKNHKTQSEIKSATSYPKTVLFIAIAVFFGMATFLLPTFSGIFEQIGVELPLFTVMMLKISDFCTTWPPIPQAIVIGSLIGIYFAYTVAYKTDSGRLFFDKIYLKLPLFGAILEKSAVARFCIIFGSLTRSGVPIMNSMEIVRDVAGNQAIANAIEYARNEIQQGGLISLALQEENVFPGLAIQMIAIGEESGELDKMLMKVGAFYETEVEEAVKSLTSALEPLMIVVVGGIVASVLLSMYLPMFKVFESL from the coding sequence ATGACAACTAATAGGATGGTCAAGAGCCACTCTCGAAAACAAGGCTTTGACTTCAAGAAATTCGAGGAAGATCTGAATGTAGCGATGGCATCGATTACGGTGAAAGATCTCGCGATCTTTGCCCGTCAGTTTGCGGCTATGTTTAATGCAGGTATCTCGATGGCTCGCTGTTTAAGTGTGCTGGGAGAACAGTGTGAAAATGCGAAGCTAAAAAGGGCTATTAATACTCTGCGTGCTGATGTGGAAGAAGGGGAGGAATTATCATCGTCAATGAGAAAGTTTCCTGATGTGTTTGACCAGCTTTTTGTGAGTATGGTGTCGGCAGGAGAAACTGGGGGGGTTTTGGATGAAACCCTAGAACGTCTGGCGGTGATGATGGAAAAAAACCATAAAACTCAGAGTGAGATTAAGTCGGCAACTTCTTATCCAAAAACAGTATTGTTTATTGCGATCGCTGTGTTTTTTGGTATGGCTACGTTTTTGCTACCTACCTTTTCGGGTATTTTTGAGCAAATTGGGGTGGAGTTACCTCTGTTTACGGTGATGATGCTGAAAATCAGTGATTTTTGTACGACTTGGCCGCCTATTCCCCAAGCTATAGTAATTGGCTCATTGATTGGTATTTATTTTGCCTATACTGTGGCTTATAAAACTGACTCTGGGCGGTTATTTTTTGATAAGATTTACTTGAAACTGCCCCTATTTGGTGCGATTCTGGAAAAGTCGGCGGTGGCGCGTTTCTGTATTATTTTTGGTAGTCTGACTCGTTCTGGTGTGCCGATTATGAACTCTATGGAAATTGTCCGAGATGTAGCTGGTAATCAGGCGATCGCTAATGCCATTGAGTACGCCAGAAATGAGATTCAACAGGGGGGATTGATCAGTCTGGCTTTACAGGAAGAAAATGTGTTCCCAGGTTTGGCGATTCAGATGATTGCGATCGGAGAAGAATCTGGGGAACTTGATAAAATGTTAATGAAAGTAGGCGCTTTCTATGAAACGGAAGTTGAGGAGGCGGTAAAATCTCTAACCAGTGCGCTAGAACCTTTAATGATTGTAGTAGTAGGGGGTATTGTGGCTTCTGTACTGCTGTCGATGTATCTGCCAATGTTTAAGGTGTTTGAGAGTTTATAA
- a CDS encoding type IV pilus twitching motility protein PilT — translation MRGLMIEDVLESLVEQGGSDIHIQAGAPIFYRVSGKLTPQPQFGETLSAEEVQVLIFQMLNNMQRKQLEQNWELDCAYGVKGLARFRVNVYRERGCWAACLRALASQIPNADKLGVPQILRDLTERPRGMVLVTGQTGSGKTTTMAALLDLINRTRSEHILTVEDPIEYVFPNIKSLFHQRQKGEDTKSFANALKAALREDPDIILVGEMRDLETIGLAISAAETGHLVFGTLHTNSASATVDRMLDVFPPIQQPQVRAQMSGSLVGVCSQNLVPRIGGGRCAAMEIMLNTPAMGNLIREGKTSQIYSQIQMGAKLGMQTMEMSLAKLYQEGKATWEAAMSKSSKPDELERLIGPQPKAGKGQKVKA, via the coding sequence ATGCGTGGTTTGATGATTGAGGATGTTCTCGAGTCTTTGGTTGAACAAGGAGGCTCAGATATTCACATTCAAGCAGGAGCGCCTATCTTTTACCGCGTCAGCGGGAAACTGACTCCACAACCCCAATTTGGAGAAACTCTCTCTGCTGAAGAGGTGCAGGTTTTGATTTTCCAGATGCTCAATAATATGCAGCGTAAGCAGTTGGAGCAAAACTGGGAACTAGACTGCGCCTATGGGGTTAAGGGACTGGCTCGGTTCCGGGTGAATGTCTACCGGGAACGGGGTTGCTGGGCTGCTTGTCTGCGAGCTTTGGCTTCTCAAATTCCCAATGCTGATAAGTTGGGGGTTCCCCAAATCCTGCGGGATTTGACCGAAAGACCTCGTGGTATGGTTCTGGTGACGGGACAGACAGGATCCGGTAAAACTACCACAATGGCCGCTTTACTTGACTTGATCAACCGCACACGCTCAGAACATATCCTGACTGTGGAAGACCCCATTGAGTATGTTTTCCCTAATATCAAGAGTCTGTTTCACCAACGCCAAAAGGGTGAGGATACCAAGAGTTTTGCTAATGCGCTCAAAGCGGCTTTGCGTGAAGACCCAGATATTATTCTGGTGGGGGAAATGCGGGACTTGGAAACTATCGGTCTGGCGATATCGGCCGCAGAAACGGGTCACTTGGTCTTTGGAACTCTGCACACTAACTCGGCTTCAGCAACAGTAGACCGGATGCTGGATGTATTCCCCCCTATTCAACAACCGCAGGTGCGGGCGCAAATGTCCGGTTCTCTGGTGGGGGTTTGTAGTCAAAACCTGGTACCGCGAATTGGTGGCGGTCGTTGTGCGGCTATGGAGATTATGCTTAATACTCCGGCTATGGGTAACTTGATTCGGGAAGGAAAAACTTCTCAAATTTACTCCCAGATCCAAATGGGGGCTAAATTGGGAATGCAGACGATGGAAATGTCTTTGGCCAAACTTTATCAAGAAGGTAAGGCTACTTGGGAGGCTGCTATGAGTAAGAGCTCTAAGCCTGATGAACTTGAACGGCTCATTGGTCCTCAGCCTAAGGCTGGTAAGGGTCAGAAGGTGAAAGCATAA
- a CDS encoding GspE/PulE family protein yields the protein MTNTSSPRRTALVAQSATPFGNKLIQSGYIDPERLQQAIQDSRGGKPLTEVLESITGQPLPPELARHYKKQQLFELKIVYGVEAFDLEIDQISVAELEEIIKKLETSIETCKRHRFVPWKIIESEPTPSVMMAMVDPDNLSALDELRNQILRPVGWKLQRRVITQEDYDKLITAYGEEEVKRKQVEAAREEERKLQFGEGEFEDVELVEASEDMGDMNLDAQLQEAETAPVIKAVNVILARALSEGVSDIHVEPQEHDMRIRMRKDGVLQEYFSFPKKVISAITSRFKIIADLDIAERRQAQDGRIRRIYQGRTVDFRVNSLPSRYGEKIVLRILDSSSTQLGLDKLISDQETLEMVRETASRPFGLILVTGPTGSGKSTSLYSVLAERNDPGINISTAEDPIEYALPGITQCQVIREKDLTFANILRAFLRQDPDVLLVGETRDLETAKTAIEAALTGHLVLTTLHTNDAAGAIARLDEMGVEPFMVSAALLGILAQRLMRRVCTECRIPYTPTPQEFGRYGLSASGEVDITFYKANTVPADQRRGLADRDELCKKCGGLGYKGRVGVYEFLKVTERMQILITKGAPTEQIKEAAVEEGMKTLLAYSLQLVREGHTTFEEVERVTFTDSALESELKAKRKQGLTCKGCAAELKPEWLDCPYCLTPRFTM from the coding sequence ATGACCAATACATCATCCCCCCGGCGAACTGCTCTTGTTGCTCAAAGTGCAACTCCCTTTGGTAATAAACTTATTCAGTCAGGATATATTGACCCTGAGCGACTACAGCAGGCTATTCAGGACTCTCGTGGCGGAAAACCTCTCACCGAAGTTCTCGAATCCATTACCGGTCAGCCTCTACCCCCGGAATTAGCCCGTCACTATAAAAAACAACAGCTATTTGAGTTAAAAATTGTCTATGGGGTTGAGGCCTTTGACCTAGAAATAGATCAGATTTCGGTGGCTGAACTAGAAGAAATCATCAAAAAGCTGGAAACTTCTATTGAGACCTGCAAACGACATCGTTTTGTGCCTTGGAAAATCATCGAGTCGGAGCCAACTCCTAGCGTGATGATGGCAATGGTTGACCCAGATAACCTGAGTGCTTTGGATGAGTTGAGAAACCAAATCCTGCGTCCGGTAGGATGGAAACTACAGCGGCGGGTTATTACTCAAGAAGATTATGACAAACTGATTACAGCCTACGGTGAGGAGGAAGTTAAGCGCAAGCAAGTAGAAGCGGCTCGGGAGGAAGAGAGAAAACTCCAGTTTGGCGAGGGTGAGTTTGAGGATGTAGAACTGGTAGAAGCCTCTGAGGACATGGGAGACATGAACCTCGATGCACAGCTCCAAGAGGCGGAAACTGCACCAGTTATTAAGGCTGTGAATGTGATTCTGGCGAGAGCTCTGTCCGAGGGTGTTTCTGATATCCATGTGGAACCCCAAGAGCATGATATGCGGATTCGGATGCGTAAAGATGGGGTTTTGCAGGAATATTTTAGTTTCCCGAAAAAGGTGATTTCTGCTATTACCTCCCGCTTTAAAATTATTGCCGATCTTGATATCGCTGAACGTCGCCAAGCTCAGGATGGCCGGATTCGTCGGATTTATCAGGGCCGGACGGTGGATTTTCGGGTCAATAGCCTGCCGAGTCGCTATGGGGAAAAGATTGTTCTGCGGATTCTTGATAGTTCTTCGACTCAATTGGGTTTGGATAAGTTGATCTCTGACCAGGAAACTTTGGAAATGGTCCGAGAAACTGCTAGTCGTCCTTTTGGGTTGATTTTGGTAACAGGACCTACGGGTTCTGGTAAATCTACATCCTTGTATTCGGTTTTGGCAGAGCGCAATGATCCGGGTATTAATATTAGTACGGCGGAAGACCCGATTGAGTATGCTCTACCTGGTATTACCCAATGTCAGGTGATTCGGGAAAAAGATTTGACTTTTGCTAATATCCTGCGGGCATTCTTACGACAAGACCCTGATGTTTTGCTAGTGGGGGAAACGCGGGACTTGGAAACGGCGAAAACTGCTATTGAAGCGGCTCTGACGGGACACTTGGTTTTAACTACTCTTCACACTAATGATGCGGCGGGGGCGATCGCTCGTTTGGATGAGATGGGAGTTGAACCTTTCATGGTCTCTGCCGCTCTGTTGGGTATCCTGGCTCAACGTTTGATGCGGCGGGTATGTACTGAATGTCGTATACCCTATACCCCAACTCCCCAAGAATTTGGTCGTTATGGTCTTTCTGCTTCTGGGGAGGTGGATATTACTTTCTATAAGGCAAATACTGTTCCGGCAGATCAACGCCGGGGACTAGCCGATCGCGACGAGTTATGTAAAAAATGTGGTGGTCTAGGCTATAAGGGCCGGGTTGGGGTTTATGAATTCCTTAAAGTAACCGAGCGGATGCAAATTCTGATTACTAAGGGAGCGCCCACTGAACAAATTAAGGAGGCTGCTGTTGAGGAAGGGATGAAAACTCTCTTAGCCTACAGTTTGCAGTTGGTGCGTGAAGGCCATACAACTTTTGAGGAGGTGGAACGGGTAACCTTTACAGATTCGGCTCTGGAATCGGAGTTGAAGGCTAAACGGAAGCAGGGTTTGACCTGTAAAGGATGTGCGGCGGAATTAAAGCCGGAATGGTTGGACTGTCCCTATTGTTTGACTCCTCGGTTTACTATGTAA